CGTGGTCTATGATACTGCAAGAGTGACTCCAGCGAGGAAGTATTATCCTCCGCATTTGAATAAACAGCAGGACGTCACCTGGAACGACAAGCTTACGATGACCATGAAAATCCGAATCTTACTCGATAATGGGTCAGTAAACATGGCGTCGAGCATTTGGCTTGTCAAGAAGACTCCGAATGAGAAGATTAGCTGGGCTATTCTATGACCCGTCGACTTTTTGATAAGTTATATGCCATTATCTCAAAGCAACGCTTACTTTACAACCTGGAAAATTACTCTTAGAGATATACCTGAGAGGGTAGTTGCTGCATATGACATCGGTTATTCTTCTAATTAATCATTTATGTGTCCGGAAAGATACATGGGCCAGACTCTTTTCTGATATCTACATGAGTTCTTCCCTTATTCGAAATGTCCACGGAATGAACGTTGGAATCACAGGGCATGGTTATTTAAGGGCTTACTACAATGTACATGGTTACATCCGACTTAAAATACATCATTGACATCTTTATTCGACGATACGCCTAGCTGGTAGCGGCCAGTACCCACGCGCTCCTGCCTTGTCTACGATTTTGAGTCCAAGGTACCTGCTGTATCAAGGATCTATTGTCATGACCGTTCCTTCCTGTTCATGGAAGATTGAATCTGTGCTATTATGCCCCAACTTCAGCCCCCGAGCCacctttctctcttttctccccgTGCTTTCGGTATTATAGCCCATTGCATGAAGATTTGTTAGCCAGAGCTAAGTTAACCATTTTCTTTAATAACACactcacacacacactcACACACaccctccccctcccccactCATCCTCTTACCCAATAACGATGGTAGATTGGGCTAACGTGCGTTGGTGGGTATCGCTTGTTACCTCCAATCTTCTTGGAGGCGTCAGTCATGCTAAGGATTGGCTCAAGCACCTGGCCCCTGTCCTCTGGCCAAAGGACAAGGCCAAAGTCAATTCTGAACCAGAGGCCGAGCTGAGAGCCCTGAGGACGGACCTGCTCCAAGAGACTCAAGGCCTGCTGACCGTGGCCCACGACCTGATCTCACAAGCCGAAAAGCGAGATGCCAGCTCGGTCGGGTGGGAAGCCCGCTTGAACAAGCGTGATGCCGGCTTGGATGAGCTGGCAGGCCGCTTGAACAAGCAGGCGGACTACCTGACCAAGCTGGAAGCCCGCTTGGACTTGTGGGAGAAGGATCTGCGGGCGCGGGAGGACGCACTCCGTGGAGTTGAGGAGGGGTGCAGCGCTCTCGAGGGGACTCTCCGTGGCTTGTTCTATGATATCAGAGGGGTGCTTCGGCCTCCTAAAGATGGCCGCTAGAACAAGTCCAGCTCGGTAGTATGGGGTAGGGCTGACACCAAGCGGTACTCACCGAAGCCCGTGGATCCACGTTGGTGCGGCCACACTGACGATGGGGAGGGCCCATCAGCAACGAACTCGCACTTCTACGCAGTGCTGATGACTAGTAGCCTTCGGGTGAAGCTAAGACGAGTTCACGGTTTTCCTCCCTGCCACGATGATCTCGATCGCGCTCGATAGTACCTCGTTAGCAGATCAGGCGGACAAACATGGTGCAGATAAATAGCGAAGAGGATACTGGTCGTGACATATGGGCGGGTGTTGCTGGTACTTCTGTGTCATACAATTCTTGTCCGTCAATCCAATAGCTCTATCATCACCTCACCAGAGCTCTCACACGAACGACATTGCTTGACGTCATTCCCTGTGCCATGCTGTCTTGGGTAATTTCCTGTGATAAACTGCATGGGTTCTGCTGAGTGTTGTCAATGAATGATATGTCATTAACGAGAGGCCAACTACTTTCATGCACAGTGACTGATTCATTTGCCCACACTATTCAGGAAAGGTTTTGTATATCTTTCAGAGGTGCCTTCAGATTCCTTGAGATCGAAGTTATGCATTTGTGTGGATGACTCCACAGTGACGGCAGTCATTCAAAGTATGATGGCGCTCTTCCGTCCGTAAATCGACCACTTCGAGCCTGTCAGAGTCCtctccatccatcatcttGGAGCCTTCCTGTTTCATCCACACTAAAACCTAGAAATGCTTTCGGCTATCATGACCCCTTTCCTCGGTGCAAAGATACGGTCTTTCCTTCGACTATTCAGACGCAAGTCGAAGCCTATCCCTCCGCCAACGCAACAGGAGGTACAGGACATCTATAtccctccaccaccgccacagGAGCTACAGGACATCTTTATACCCCCACTTCTGAACCTTCCCCTCGACATCCTCTTCGAAATATTCCCACTGCTGCCGCTCCCGTCTCAGGTCTGTCTCGCACTCAGCTGCAAGCCTCTGTATAGACTCTTTAGCTCGACCCTTCAAGATGAGCAACTAGCCTGGCCAAGGCTGTTGGCCTGTAAAACATTCAGGATATCTGACACTCTGTCGAGCAATGAAGCTCCGCTAATTTCTCCAAGAACTCAGGTTCTGCTTCAGCTCCAAGATGACTGGTGGCTTTACTGTGCGGCATGCTTAAAAATACAGCCACGCGCATTGTTCTGGCCAGGTATCGAATCACTGCCACTACGATCCCAGAAATGCATATTTGGGGCGCGTGTTATAGATCTGTGTTCTTGCCTCTCGTTGACTTATTTCGACCGAATTCGGTTAGAACGGTGGTTATATACAGGACGTACAGATACACTCTCCCAGCGTATCCGCGAAGCTTTTCAGCCGTTGATCATAGACGACCGGTCCTCTCTTCTACACCAATGTTCAATACCAAGTATCCCGGAAGTGTCTGTTGACCTTGAGATAGTGGTCGCCTTGAATGACAGAAAGCGGCTGGAAGCTCTGACCAGATATCGTGTGCGTATGAGCAGCTACCAACCAAGACCTCGTGGGGTGATTCCTTGGTTCTCCGGGCCGCATGACGCTACTGAGCGGATATACCTCTGTCCGCACATTGACCTCCTCCCTTTCGTACGCGATTCATATTACTGGCCCCAAATCGAATGTTGGTCGTGCGAGACTAGTGTGTGCGTCGATAGctctgaagatgaaggtTTACATGTCGTTCTACTGAGCGTACGAAATTTGGGGGAACCTCACTACCGTGAAGGTCTCCACCTACCATGGGAGAAGATCGCTCGCGAGAATTCACATGACATTACTGGTGCTATGATTGCAGACATGGCTAATGTATATGGCACCAGCCCACTTTGGGGGCAGGTCTATTCTGCGTGGAATAGGCGTCGATTGTTAGAGCCACAGGTGTCTCGCGATACCTAGTAGGTTGGGGATGTGATGGCTAGGAAGGGTCCGGATATATTGCTCCCTTGCCTTTTTGCTATGTGCAACGGCCATGGAGGAGGGGCTTCATTTGTGCTAATCACCGGACGGCTTGGCAGACATATTAAAGGTATATGGTGTCAATGCCTGTTTGGACAAGCGAGGTTGGATGAAACTGGAATAAGTGCTGATACTTGCTTACTGTCCGTTCGTTGGCCCAGTTTAAAAGTCTATGTGAAAACTATTTCTTCTGGTCTCAGTTCTTAGTTAGGATTGTATGTGAGCTAACCTCTTCGTATACTATTAGTTAACTGGTAGTTAGCGATGGTCATCAAGGCCAGACTTGCAGGCCTGGGATACGGAAAACCTGGATGCCCCCGGCCCACCACCGGATGACTACACATCCCACCCTTATCGACTATCTTACGATATAAGATATACTGTATACACTGTGAGATGGTCGATGGGGATTACTTATCAGTGTACTATCATGGGCGTCCTCTCTTATATTATCTTGGAGGCAGTACGAAGTTCGTCGTAACTATAGCGATTGACGCATTCATAGTTTCGGCTATGAGACTGACGGAAGCTTTGCGGGATACACTGCGCACGTCACAACTGGAGAGTCTTCATCTCGATATTCAAGTCAGGATCAAGGCGATGGAGTTTAACAAGAACGCCCTTGAAGAGGAACTCAGTCGTAAGTTGGAAGCCATACAGCGGCAACGAGAAGAACTGGACAAGAAGGAGGTAGAAGTTCTATGCATATCAATATAGTACACCCTTTTGCAGTGCTATAATTAGTTCCAGAGCTTCGAACGCCCTGTGACTCGATAACATCAAGAAACAACATGCAATATATAAGCTCTGCAACCACTAAATTGGCACATACGAGCATAGGATGTGGAAAGCTGGGCTCAGCCGTGTTTAAGCCATCTATTAAAGGCGGTAGACTGACAGTTGAGTCTATCCAGCGGAAATGCAATGCGAAATAATTACTTCTTATGCTGTCAATAAAAGGTAGCGTGAGACTTA
This window of the Aspergillus flavus chromosome 8, complete sequence genome carries:
- a CDS encoding uncharacterized protein (expressed protein), whose product is MRLTEALRDTLRTSQLESLHLDIQVRIKAMEFNKNALEEELSRKLEAIQRQREELDKKEVEVLCISI